The genomic region cAGATGATgtgttagagtttccagatctaccacactgGTTGCGCGATCGTACAAGTTTGGGGGTAGATTTCgatgaacttgaagttggtaatcagtttaccaacaaggatagttttattggtgctttgaaacagcatagcatcaaaaacggcgttaattaccacgtcgttaaatcaaaatctgataagtttgagacGAAGTGTACGGTGCAAGatggcacatgttcatggaaaatcgtcgcctcgttaaggaaaaggacggggttgtgggagataaaaaagtacaaaggtccacatacatgtgctgcaggtacatgATTGAATGTatctgaataataattttattttgcaatgttgcattatctaatgtactccctctgtaggtgtttcacaagatcatcccaaaatggattcagctatgttagccaGCTTGATAATGCCCACGATAAAAGCGGATCCTGGACTTCGTCTGCggtgataattgccaatatccgtagccaaatggggtataCGCCCTCTTACCgtaaggcttggatagctaagcaaaaggcgttggagaagatgcatagtgggtgggacgcctcatataatgaagtatggcagtggtgtcaggtgctagagagatacgtcccaggtgccatcacaaaccttgaaacggaacatgcgtactacaatggccgattgctacgtcgacgtcaagtgttcaaacgcctattttggacctttaagcaatgccgagacgcatttctATACTGTAaaccgttggtacaaattgacggtacattcatgttcggtaggtatactcatcggctattggttgcagtggcacaggacggCGCTgagagaattcttccaattgcatttgcaataacaccgggggagtcatctgatgactgggatttctttctctctagattaaggaggcatgtctgcccccaacctgatatctgtgttatttcagatcggggcgccggtatactagctgcatttgatcgagagggaagcttgtggcagcgcacacaccataaatattgcctaagacacgttgcttcgaactactacaggcaatatccatccaagagcgaacgacgacaagtgatcaacatgggtatttattttataactctattatttcgtttgtcaatttgaattaattttattggtagaagtggtataaaatatTCGCTATTATCTTCcaattggcagggtatgaaataaataaagatcgttttcaggagatgttggcaattttacgatcccaaaatggagaaggggcggactacctttgtaacatacgtttcgaacagtggacacaagcatacgatggaggcctacgatatggccatatgacgtcgaactTGGCTGAAttcataaattctgttcttaaaggaacgcgccatctaccgataacatcggttgtgcgagagatatattttcgtttggcggcgctatttccaaagcgagcagcaactTATGCTGGCCAGATGCAGGgtggccatgtatggtgcagtaaggtagttcaagaaattaacaaggcgaaggcaaacatcatgcacacagtgtgtcacgatcgagacaatttatggtttcgcgtgacggagtttgacagaccgcaccaaggtgttgttggcaggcagtatcgtgtacacttgcgaaacaggacttgtgactgtgggaagtttgatgtacttcgttatccatgtgctcatgttattgcagcttgccAGAAACTTCGTCTGGATCTaatgagttatgtggacgaagtgtacaaactagaaaacatgtacaacatTTGGAGACatgttttcccaccggtcccagatgaacgtaagtggccgcccgtatctcttgctccttttaagttgttaccgaatagagaattgcgtcgcaaaccaaagggtcgaccttgctccactagaatacggaacaatatggatatccgagaaacatcCAGTCagcagaagttgtgcggatggtgtaggaacccaggccatacaagtcgatcatgccctaatcgcaatagctgaatgtaattttagaaaaaaatatattttcttcaattattaattgataattgtataaattgttagtaaaattatcaaattagtttaatttcttaattgttagtaccagtcaaaacattttaccgatctaacattatgtaaaattatataaaattattaagccaaaaatttttcttaatggttagtaaaatttatcaaataatctcaaattattaagtccaaaaattgtgttaatggttaTTAAAGTGttcaaaatatgtaaaattattaagccaaaaaatatgtaaaattattaagccaaaaaatttaggttagtttaggtttttaattaatttaggttaggtttaaggttttaattaatttaggatagattagggttttagttaatttaggttaggtttagggttttaattaatttaggttagattagcgttttagttaatttatgttaggtttagggttttaattaatttaggttagattagggttttagttaatttaggttaggtttagggtttttaattaatttaggttagattagggtttttgttaatttaggttaggtttagggtttttaattaatttaggttagattaggtttttagttaatttaggttaggtttagggttttaattaatttatgttagATTAaggttttagttaatttaggttagctttagggtttttaattaatttaggttagattaggTTTTTAGTTAACTTAGGttaggtttaaggtttttaattaatttctgttagattagggtttttagccaatttaggttaggtttagggtttttaattaatttagggtttttattttattatatcaaataatatcaaaattttcttaaaaaatttctatgcgtattacatcaaataaatttctattttattacatcaaataataaatttaaatacggcaatcaatgtctatgaccgggggattcggttccacatggcggccgtcgacggttgCGCGCTAgattcctccttcctctagCTTCCAGAAGCGGTTGTTCTTCCTCTGGTGCTGATTGTGGTCCTTCCTCTGGTGGTGGTTGTGGTTCTTCCAGTTCagcatctggttgtcggacttgggacgatgatccaccttcaaagaatagtgtatgtggaggtgtttgcatcatgaacggcgacggtgtttgaaagccATGCGTTACTGGCGATTGggaaaaaggagagctccccgaaGGCATAGTCGATCCTCCCTGCTACCGCCTAGATATCGACGGTCCGCTTCGGCATAACAGAAATGGAGTCGAAccgcatttggctccaacccgCCATAGTattcggaaaaggatacatgtaagggttagggtacatataagggctaggaaacataccgcatcatagggaaaggcggttgcgtgggtatcatctgttgaattgtCGCGTCGGTGATCGAGTCGGTGCTCGTTGTTAGGCGGTGATTGCATGCCCGCCGATGATGCGCCGGTGACCGCTCGCCTCGTTAAAGGGCGCTTCAAGTCTtctcgtcttggatttagaggcccgcctTTCCCTTCGAGACGTAATTGCttgctgcctctcctctggcgtaagtaatacgacttgccatggatcctaaaccatggcatgtattctggaacacacgctaactctggaacgatgatTAATTCCAGAGTAGGTAGATATTTATGCCAATTTTCCCATATTTCCATGTACTCGGACCAGTATCTAggccaatccgtacctaatagccgaaggtcgattttgtggtgctcgTCAAACTTCTCAGGGTCCgcaggaatcggttgtctacatccaaactgtcgtagcactctgtctgtctggtggggctccacggttgcatagttgatcaacaccactttcacgtgccaagcgttcggattttgtaaaaactcttccgggattactgcccgaattgccggatcctcgtatggtgtccattgaaactatatgaacatgatagaaatattagttatatacataatactaaatactaaatactaaatatcaatcgactagcgaatgtatggaaatatctatttgcaataatacttattaCGCTTCAatcgttggtccaatagaagccgtatatcttcaagttcagacggtaatccacgaaaacttgccggatggttccacctaattaaataaatttttagcatacatttattgtataaatctacataataattcaaaaatgtaatataaaatttacctcgttacaagtgggaatgtatatgggtggttcacttgaggacgtagaaatggaaagcgaaacagTGCCCctgattgcagtagtgacaggcaacctccgatgttTGCTCTCATCGGTCGCTTCACCAAGACATctccgatataatgttgccaagacggcagaccccaactaaattcacggCTCCTTTAAAATCAATGAGTTTTAGcaccaccttagatgtacactCTCGTGACGTGTCCCATCGAtcgataacctccaattatttgaagaatgtatgattgAGCATATCGAATTCTTTGGATTTCGGTTGAATTTACATTCGGCTcggggaaggtggcacgtaaccagcccatctcgaccttacctccatccattttttccggaatagcgcccaaaagctcgtagcacactgcctcccaattgctagattgggcagacccagtgactgggtgcccgtccaccggcaatcccaaatGCATGCtaacatcttctagagtgatagtgcactctccacatggaagatgaaatgtgtgcgtctcgggtctccacctctcgatcaacgcactaatcaatttcgggtccaacttgaatccccggcctaccgtcgccacgtgccaaaaacccgcttcccgcaggtagttctctactaacggtgatggaggagcatgcatattccggatatggcattccaatacccgatcttcagacttttataacaaacaataaattaataattatctaaaaatacataaataaaaaaatcttaaataataattacaaattaaatttaatacttaccattttcatttgctccaccgatatgtgattgctatcaagacgagtcaatgatccgtccattgatgaaaatataaaaaaatttaaaattatttttaaaaaatataaaaaaattataattactttaaaaatggatttgaaagaattttggaaggaaattaaaattaaatatgagtttgagagaattttggaaggaaattgagagaattttggaacgAAATTGAGAGGATTAGAGAGGAAAAattagataggatttgtttgtgaaaaaaaataaaggggtgggggtatttatatatttttttgaccgttggggaggcaacggtcaaatttttgaccgttggggtaCTGTTCACGCTCGGAGaaggtcgcgctgacgtggacgcgaccTCCTGCCATTTACCCTGACATCGCGTTGACGTGGGCGCGATTTCCCGGAAAAtagaccattccggtaaataataaaaaaatcggcctatttcggtaaattttgaaaaaaaatggttttttctGGTAAATTACCCAGTGGTAAAATGGTAAAGTTAGAAACTGTTAAGGCAGCTACTTCCAACTACACTAAAGAATGGCACTAAtcattgtttttataaaaaggaaaaaaagattgCCTCACACAATAacacaattttaccttttctaaGAAACCTCTGAATTCAACATAATGTGGTCTCAATGTTAGCACCCGAAAAGGAAAATTGtagaaaatttctttaagaaaaacTTGCAGCTCAAGaggattttattaaaattaattaattgtgtaAATGATTCAATATATACCCAATTATAagtaattcttttaaaaattatataactaacattataaaaataataataaatttggtaTAGCACCACTAAATAAAGTCCACTTTTTATTAGCTTTAATTGACAGAGAATTCAGGATAATTAATGATTATAGCATtgtttaattaaacaataaatcaaaaggaaatatctttgtcatttctttatcaaaagtgaaatttgattaatattatGCTGTGACGGGgtacataatttataaacaatATCAATAATTGATTACAAACTAGAAAAAAGATTTCACATTATGTATATCACCAATGTCATTAGCTGAAATCAACATCAAACCCATAAATTATTCGGGTACGTTTAGTTCACTGTAattgaatagagctgtaatcagtaatttaattgtttagttgaatgtaatggaatagaactgtaatggtattcttgtgtttagtttaatggaatagcataaggaaaaaaaactaaaatgactagaatacccttagcgtAATTCTTTTAGGTAGATAATTATTgctattgttattaattttaataagattattattaaaaataatttaataaaaataataaataatttaaccatattttaacataattattattaaatataatttaataaaataatatataatttaataaaattcttaatataattattattatatgaattaaaaatcataatatataatactatcaaaataatatataaaatctactttattatttttaaactgcaatacatatttaatgtactaaaatatcattagtgaaacaaataatttaattattctacaataaaaacaaaatattagaaataataaataacttcgaattatatttcacatccaaacataatattcatatattaacaaaaagttacatgattttattagtttatatgtcataatccatatgttataaaattttacaacatcaaaaagttacaacattgtaatgacattctatcatgtcattataccatcaaaatattataaacacaaaaagttaccaaaatatcatcaacacaaccatgattttaattgtcagcaagaaatcttctgacccattccaaacGCACAgaagaaggtaaactaaagaaaatgagcatTTGCGTTGGATGATCTAGAATTTTGCTCAATGCGCGATAACACTCATCCTCAGTTAAACCTTCCACTTCACATAATGTTGGATATAAATTTAGAGCTCTTTCTTGAATGgtcattttttacttttgttgaattagcacttcggaggcaatactcctactgatttcaACGCCAACGGTCCATATGTTTTCCACCAATAAAGTGACAGCATCATGAAATGAAGTAGAAAAAATATGATCACTTGCatcaaaaatctttttttttcttctttgaaaatgtgGAATCACCTTGGTTTCTAGCTGGTTGCGATTGTGCAGCtaaaacatccatgtcatccaaagaaACATCAGCTTTGCATCCATAGAAATcgtttctttcttcatgaaTCTTTGTAATAGCTACATCCTCAACatctatttcttcaataatatcAGCGgttgtttgagcatctttcccagtGGCTCGATCTTTTGCGTAGATGGCAATAAGTTGGTCATAATAAAGGAAACTGCGATGTTTGAATTAACCGGCTTCTTTATAACCCTATAAAAATGAGgaattcatattaaatataagtttggtcaaaataagataataaagacttgaaataattcttacatttatatatgagttccacaccgcatcttcagcaacaacaaGGTGCCTATGCtcatcccaaccaaaaccgctattgttttttccattaagcatgtcataaaCAATTGACCAATCTCTTTTCAATGTCCTAATTCTCGATTCAAGATTAGGTTTAGCCTTCAACATAGCATAGGGTAAaactttttctaacattttttccaactcatttaaataaccggctttgaatcTCGTATCAGCATTAaaggttccaacattgtgcaagtcgACCATACAGGAAACTAACGCaacatcttcttctggaacccatttccttttggttcctctagaattttgagaagaaaCACTTGATTGTGAAAAACCTGACATaactatattaaaaaaaataatttaaaattaagctcaatattatgaatcaaaaggtcaacactttataaaattataacacatgatgaatcaaaagaaaataaattataatttaacaagtctagtacaatacaaaaaacaattcaaacaccaACAAAGTTTTATAAACTAGATAcatgaaataacataaacaaattaacgtttactatttttaccctaaacctaattaatttctagatgcttgccattcatcgaacatttggttggctagttccatcctccaagtagcccatgcatccgatggatgaatatttacgaTATTCAGTTCATCGTCATCTATCACATTattaggtaatccttctcccaactccgcttcaataggatcaaGACTCATATaagttcgaataaaattatggagcaaataacatgcaataatgattctattgtgcaccctcacaggatagaatgatggactcctaagtattccccatctaagttttaataacccaaagcatctcTCAATAACATTACGCGCTGAAGCATGtttcatattgaaaaattcTTCAGGAGTACTTGGCTGgtaaccctgacgccactcattcaaatgatatctttgtcctctaaaaggtgcaagaaatccctcacaatttgtgtatccagcatcaactagataataacaacctataaaaaaactatttgtcATGGTTAATTTCCTAAAAAAGTATGATATTAAAGATtaattcaaagtcctctaattttgcactttaccatgaggaacttttagtccatgtctcttactaatggcatctcgaagaacccgtccatcagcaacagaaccttcccaaccaggaagaacataaataaaatacatatcaggtgtacaaacatctaacatatttgttgctatgtcaccttttcgcattcgatatctaggtttatcaactgttggaaccctaatcttgatgtgggttccatctaaagcacctaagcaattctacatcacatgtataaaaccttgagttaggatattatatttaaatctaaatcaactaaattatgtacaagctatatatagaACTCACTCCAATATCTTGAACTATTTCCACATTGGGTCTGTAGAATTAGCTGCAATTGGCTttgcctttttaaataacacatcttgtaagcgtatgacagcatttaaaacattgtGAAATGAACTGTTAACGGTTTTCCCAGACCtattaaagtgatgcttgataactccatttttaaggtgatgagaaatgatatgtgaaaacattgccacttgctcatcaacaagcatgttcattgacgacttcaatccccctaaagtttgtaacatctcacatagtttaaaaaatgtaattctattcatcctaacttgttcaatacatgtctcgtcactagcatatacaagtcttttcacataatctcgttttgcataaaaatctaaaatataggatctaatccttggtctataagtatgtaggctatgGATGGCACCCAATGTAAGTAAGAACCAACTCACAACTGTACACATTTGCAgccatattgtcaatgcaagacCAATTCTTTTATGCATCACACTTTGTACTATTAAAGGCAGATgagccattactgcaagatATTAAATGTTACATATCTTCAAATCGTAGTaaaagggtcacatttctccaatactaatttcaataatagtaaataaaatcaaataatttaattaccaaaGAACTTACAGTGATTCAGTGAATACAAGACGCTCAACTGTAGGTAGAGGAAGCAATCAAACAAGCCAAAGGAGAAGAGGAAGCAATTACACACTATCAGAGAAAAATGAACGATACATATTAAAAATCTTTACAAAGCACAAAATAGAAATTGCAACTATCTTTGCAagtaaaaaacttgaaattcatttctttatcaatcacccaaaaaagaaaaaaaaaagaaagaaaagaaaagaatgtattttgtgaatttgattaattaatgactaacgtttaataattatttaaaaaacccCATTTAACACATCCACATCCAAATAACATAGTTTCCAATTctacaaaaatatacatatattatatgaaaaattttaaaatattcgatCTTTAATTTACCTTCTAAAAGTTTGTATTCATCCTCACATTGTAATTAACtaatgttttatttgaattaataattgtgaatagaaaatatatattattttgtttgaatagttaaaattagtaaaaggaaaaaataatatgaatttaataatttttatgagaaaagaaaataatgtcttaatttttttattttgtattaactCAATTCGATTATAGGTATATAGTGtgttaaatatcttaaaattatatattttaaaatattcgattattatttgtatttaaataaaatctaaaaacttcATATACATTACATTCTTACCATAACATGATTTGTTTGTagcattttactttctttttttgtttcgtttgttgagataatttttgtaatgttaattataatttttaatcaaacaatataagtaatataaaacattgtttaattataattttcaatcaaacaaTATAAGTAATATACAACATTGTTTgaagatcaaaattaaatataacctAAATTAAAGatatcgaaaataaaaatagtttaaaaatatattaaaagattaaaatagtttaaaatgaaacataaaaaataaaaacatattgaaaattaaatataaccaaaatGTTCTTGTTAACttgcccatattttgggccgggccgggcctgggcaaaatctcatgcccatattttgggccgggtcgggcctgGGCCTGGAAAACGGGCAGAAACTTTTTTATGGGCCCGCCCGAACCtggcccggcctggcccatggacacctctaagAGTGATCTACATTTGACCATTATTTGCTATGTTAACACCCTTTTTTGTTTAAAAGGATGGGCTAAAGATATCAACCAAATGATgagttataattattaaaaaattacatcaaGAAAGCTTAAATGCATCCAAAATCTAACAATATTAAATCATTAGTTAAAAACCCAGATTTTAATTGCCCTAAAATAGTTGGATCAACCAATCGaccaattttttttcgaaaagtGAAATACAAGCAGAGAAGAAAAGAGATTAAATACATAAAACTCCTCAATAGGCTGCTCCTTCAGCCTCACCACAGTAGCAGCTGCTAATGCCGCCGATATTGCCGAAGAAACAATCGAAAGGCCTCTctattttctctctattttgtCAAAGGGAGATCGGGTTGGTGAGGATAGAAACATGAAAAAGAGGGAGATAAGGTTGGGAGGAAATCAGAAGAATAGGGTAATCAGAGGGAGATAAGGTTGGGAAAAAGGTTGAAATGCTTTAGACGTGAAAAAGGTAATCAGAGAAAATTTTTCCCGTTGAATCCCTAAACCCAAGCCAGACCACGGAATTGTAAACGTTGAATTAGCCTTGAATAATCCTGTTTGGAATAGGGCTGTAATAACTCATTACAGCCAACCAAACAATGGCTTATAATGGGCCTACCAAATTCAGCTGTAACGTATTAGTATTATAGCCGACCAAACATGCTGTTAATAttataagcaaaaaaaaaatagctaACTAatactaaaacaaattaagaagtTGATGTTATGAAACCTAAATTTCCAcctattaattaaatatttacttttttttaaatagctcgattcaattttcaattgtaaaaaaatttattaatctcATCCTTGCTAAATCAATTCTTACAGAGACATCATCCTAGTAACCTAAATTGTTCAGCTAGATTATTGTAAGAATCATAGCCTCGTGATGATTCCACCTTACCAAACAACTGTTCAATCCCTACAAAAAAtgtttttgtaaataaaaaaagaaaagaaacattgAATACCAAAAGTTTCACTTTAGTACATGTATTAGAACCTTGGAAATAGAAGCTTTCAACTTCTTGTGAAATGTTGTCAATGAAGTCCGGACCTATTGGTTTGGTCATTTTCTCTTTTGTGCTCACATTTGTTTCTGCTTTTGCATTGACTGAACTTGTAGAGGCTTGAAGCTTTCTTTTTGATCAAGCGCGCCTATTCTAAAACTAGTTatatacatttgtttcaaagatTTAACCATGTTGTGCTAGTTCAGATgctatctctttatttttttgcttgCTTGGTGTTCCAGTTCCTTGCTCATATATATTCTCAAGAATTTGAAGTTGCAATGCGATTGGACTTCATCACTATCTAGCAGTGATCTTATGCCCAACAGAGGCTGATATTGGATCACAGTATAGATTTCCCAACCTTATACCTAAAAGCAAAACAACAAACCAGCCATAGattattattgaatataaaaccAAGGCAGCCAACATgagaaaagtcaaaaaaaaaaaacaaaaagaactgaaggagaaaaaataagaaaagaaccAGTAAAATTGTAGTGGGCAGACAAGGATTTGTGCATGTTAGAATTGAGTGACCcgaatcattatttaaataaaatataatagtaaaataaaataaaagtaaaatccatatagaactacacttcttttattttattttagaataagtttttttaaaccttattaaactccatctatttgaataaggtgtttcaatcttactacactctattagaatatggttttacaagcctataattttatttttctctgcccgtggtttttttcccaaaagagtttccacgtaaaaatctatgttctttatttttttctcttttctttgcaatACATTATCATTATCGATGttctatttttcataaattggTATTCGAGcttccgggttgttcatctcaattaCAGTAATGGCGTCTTTGAGGTATGAAATTTCGCTATTGGATTGCAACATCAAATTCGCATTGTGGCATATTAAGATGCATGCAATTCTTGCATAGATGGATCTAGAGGATGCCCTACTAGGGA from Gossypium raimondii isolate GPD5lz chromosome 1, ASM2569854v1, whole genome shotgun sequence harbors:
- the LOC105783498 gene encoding protein ALP1-like yields the protein MRKGDIATNMLDVCTPDMYFIYVLPGWEGSVADGRVLRDAISKRHGLKVPHGCYYLVDAGYTNCEGFLAPFRGQRYHLNEWRQGYQPSTPEEFFNMKHASARNVIERCFGLLKLRWGILRSPSFYPVRVHNRIIIACYLLHNFIRTYMSLDPIEAELGEGLPNNVIDDDELNIVNIHPSDAWATWRMELANQMFDEWQASRN
- the LOC128039802 gene encoding LOW QUALITY PROTEIN: WUSCHEL-related homeobox 8 (The sequence of the model RefSeq protein was modified relative to this genomic sequence to represent the inferred CDS: substituted 7 bases at 7 genomic stop codons), yielding MHKSLSAHYNFTGIRLGNLYCDPISASVGHKITARXXXSPIALQLQILENIYEQGTGTPSKQKNKEIASELAQHGXIFETNVYNXFXNRRAXSKRKLQASTSSVNAKAETNVSTKEKMTKPIGPDFIDNISQEVESFYFQGSNTWIEQLFGKVESSRGYDSYNNLAEQFRLLG